In Salvelinus fontinalis isolate EN_2023a chromosome 37, ASM2944872v1, whole genome shotgun sequence, the genomic stretch gcttgtaagtaagcatttcactgtaatgtctacacctgttgtgttcgctgcatgtgacaaataaaatttgagttgaatttaaaaaaaaataatcattATCCCTGTAAAGGTCAAATTAGAATCATCTTTTCATATCTCTTGAAATAGAGTTTCAATATTTCCCTCTATAATTATGTAGTGTTTATCTGTATTATGCGTTCGcgttggtgagtgtgtgtgtgtgcacatgtttgTGTTATTCTGTATGGGCAGGGGAGGTATCTCTTCTAACACTCACTGGTCATGGCTGTCCTTGGGCGAGAGAgcctgtaatgttctgttctctaTCCTATCAGTGAGATTAACAGACAGGCCATGAATGGTGGTCGGAAAGGACTGTGATGTACTGTATTTTCCTGAGACACAGGAGCTGAATTGAAATAAAGGCTACCACCTGTATGCTAAGTCACACCAGCAGGCTGACAGGAGATGTGTCCAAGCCTTGGTGTTGTTTACAGCGTTACTGTAATTCTGTTTTTAAAGATGCTCCTTGCAATCAGATTGAGGCTGTGGATGTATCACACGATGGCATGTCGTGCTGCGCAATTTGGCAATCTGGCAATTTGCAAGATCAGAGGACTATGTTTTTGTAATGGACACTCCTACAAAACCTTCACGGTGACTTTAATCTTCAAAAGCTAAATTGCTTGTGTAGCGTTGACTGGGTAAAAAATTGCAAAGGTTAAACACAAAACGTATGACTagaaattgtttacaaacaatatcGTTTGACTAGAAAAGTGAGTAATCTCTTTAACAGCCAGTCCACCTACAGTAAATGTGAAAAACTGTTCTGTTAGCCTCACCTGCTGTATATTGTACTGTTCTCAGTATATTGTAgtaatctatctctctctgtgttctccccAGAATATGCCAGGACTTCATGATGAGCTCCAACAGCACAGACCCTGGCCTCTACCTGACCATCAGCTCCCCAGGAATGGGCATCATCTACCCAGACACCAACACTCTCCACAGGGACCCCTGGTCAGAGCTAACCAGCCCGGATTACAAGGACTCCTTCCTCAGTGGCCTCTTCAACCTCACAGGCTCGCTCAATGAGACGGTGACCTCTCTGACCTACGACCCTCTGGGGGGTCACACAGTGTGGCAGGTGGTCCTGATTGTCTTCCTCACTGGCCTCCTGTCCCTGGTCACCATCATTGGCAACATCCTGGTGGTGGTATCCTTCAAGGTCAACCGCCAGCTCAAGACTGTCAACAACTACTTCCTGCTCAGCTTGGCCGTGGCTGACCTCATCATCGGGGTCATCTCCATGAACCTTTACACCACCTACATCATCATGGGCCAGTGGGCCCTGGGCAACTGGGCCTGTGACCTGTGGCTGGCTATTGACTATGTGGCCAGTAATGCATCCGTCATGAACCTGCTGGTCATCAGCTTTGACCGTTACTTCTCCATCACCCGGCCCCTCACCTACCGTGCCAAGCGGACCACACGGCGGGCTGTCCTGATGATTGGCCTGGCCTGGTTTGTGTCCCTGGTCCTTTGGGCCCCAGCCATCCTGTTCTGGCAGTACTTTGTGGGGAAGCGCACAGTGCCCCCTGATAAGTGCTACATCCAATTCCTCTCAGAGCCCATCATTACATTCTGCACGGCCATGGCTGCCTTCTACCTGCCTGTCACTATTATGAGTGTGCTCTACTGGCGTATCTATAGGGAGACACAGAACCGCGCGCAGGAGCTGGCTGGCCTGCAGGGCTCAGGGAGCCGaggcaggggaggggagagggctcACTTCGTCCACCACCAGGCTGGTAGTGCCAGGAGCTGCAGCAGCTACGAGCTGACCCAGTCCTCCCAGAGAAAGAGCCCCGGCCGGGCGCTGGCCGCACGCTTCCACTGCTGGCCCATGATGCGCTCCTGGAGGCCTGGCAGCACCCGGCCCGGGGAAGGGGACGCTGACCACAGCAGCAGCGACAGCTGGAACAACAACAATGCCAGGCTGTCAGTGGACCACTCAGGCTCGTCTGAGGACGAGGAGGGAAACAGTAGAGGAATGATGCCTCAGGACCACGCCATCTTCTCCATAGTCCTCAACCTGCCGGGGATGAAGGCAGCCGTCAACTCCCACCTCACCTCCTGCGAGGACCTGGACCTAGCCTCAGAAGAGGACCCCCtgaagggggaggaggacagccggGACGgcctctctaccaccaccactactaccacccctGATGGGGCCAACACAGACAACAGCAGCTACCACCAACGCTTCCCCTCCCGGATATCCAAAGTCCAGTCCATGCCTGCCCTCCAGGCCACCAGAGAGGGgccgctctctggctcctctgccACCAGCACCAAATCACCCTCGGTGCCCATCTCCTTCAAAGACGCAGCTCTAGCCAAGAGATTCGCCTCCAGGGCACGGACGCAGATCACCAAGCGCAAGCGCATGTCtctggtgaaggagaagaagGCGGCACAGACCCTCAGCGCCATCCTGTTTGCCTTCATCATCACATGGACACCCTACAACATCATGGTGCTAGTCAACACCTTCTGTAATGGCTGCATCCCCGAGGCTCTGTGGGCGCTGGGCTACTGGCTGTGCTACGTCAACAGCACCGTCAACCCCATGTGCTACGCTCTGTGCAACAAGACCTTCCGCACCACCTTCAAGATGATACTGCTCTGTCGCTGGGACCAGCGCAAGCGGCGGAGGAAGCAGCAGTTCCAGGAACGGCAGTCCGTAGTGTTCCACAGGAGAATTCCTAAAGACTCAACGTAGCGGGATATAGACCCAGTGGGAatctggtgatgatgatgatgatgatgatgatgttaatGATGATGAGTCTGGGATCTGACAGGACAGTGGATGGATGAGGCCTCCTAAAGGTTCTGTCTGTGGTTTTTAACTGCACAGAGATTCCCAGGGAGGCGGCCATGTTGGCTGTGGTGTCTGATGTTCTCTGTGGAGCCACGACCTCCACAGTGACATATTCCTCTGTTTCTTCAAGAGAGCTCCCGTGGTGAAAGCTTCCTCTAGATTGTTCCAGTTCTCAGCATTTCAGAGAAGTGCAGCTGAAAGGACTGACAGTGCAATCAAATAGAACAAGGGCTTAAAATGCAATGAGGGGACAATTCAAAGTACAATTGATACCTAGGGAGATAATATGATATAATATGTGTTATGGATTTGGGGTTTTCCATTTCTTACCATTTCCTTCTCAGTGGTAGAGCTGTATCGTACAGAGCAGTTGGGGTTTTCTAAGTAAACTGTACATCTGCTATATCGCATTGAAAGCCAAGGCCAAAATATTGTGCGTCAATAGACTGCATCATATTGATTTTGAGCTACCTTTTGGCTAACTGAGCTACATtcttttgttattttttactctGACTTCTGTACATTGCCTTCAACTTGGTTATAGCTTTCTTGTGTCTTATAAAATGAGAGAATTTAAAACAAAACGGTGTCCAATTTGTGACAACCGGTGTTTCAAAGTTGATGGTTATTTTTGTGTAATAAATTGGTCTATAGATTTTCGTCTATAGATTGTGAGCCAGTCTGAAAATATTTCTGAGTACCTCAGTGAGCTGGTATTGTGTTCAATGTGTGTTGTGGTTTACATGCTGGAGACAGTAAGTGCATCAATTCATTCAATTGTTGTTAATGTACCAGAGGTTTTTGAATAATGGTAATATGATATTTCTAACTTGATACCTAATGATTAATTGTACGCTAAAGAGATCGGTCATTATGAATTGTAAGGTTTTGATTATTGGATAATATTTGAAAAGGTTTCTCCATTTCTTCTCACTGGCTGTCCAAATGTAATTCCCTAAGTAAAAGATTGGTCTGTGGTCTCTAGATGAAGTCTCTAGCTCCTAGAGGATTTGGCAGTGCCACAGCAGCATCTGCTGGATGAATAGAATTCTACACTCTAGTAACTTCCAGCTTACTTCCATCAGGGAAATGCTGTTGTGGGTCCATAAGACAGTGGGAGATTCAGTTTTGGATCAAagtctgtcctccactcctccgtcctcctctcctcgGTGACACGGAAACCGAAAAGAGTTTCAATTCAGAGGATGCTCAGCTGCATCCTTACACGGAAGAGTTTTGAAATCTGCCACACCCCCTTTGAAACAGCAGTTGTTTTCTCAGAGGAGAAAAGCATGCACACATTTAAAAAAGGATGTGTTACTTAtccttttatctataaaatgtctagTTCAACTCGCTACATGTTTAACACTTTACACTGGTATTTTGGGATTCCACCGCTGTAAACATAATTTGCATGATGATGCGTTAGAGAGAGGATAGTCTCATTTCATATAAGCGTCATGTTTCCACATTCTCTTCTTGCCTCCTCGCCTCAATTCTCTATGAGCTTTTTCTAAAGGAAGTGAGGAGAGGACGGAAGAGAGGAATCTAGGAAATCCAACGGAGATTCTCCCATAGAATCCCATAGCTGAGAATAGCTATGAAACTTAAAAGAAAATGTTTAGACTAGCTTAGCCCTGCTACATATAGCATATGGATGGTCAGACTAGCTTAGGCCTGTTACAAATGGCATATGGATGGTCAGACTAGCTTAGCCCTGCTACATATGGCATATGGATGGTTAGACTAGCTTAGCCCTGCTACATATAGCATATGGATGGTCAGACTAGCTTAGGCCTGCTACAAATGGCATATGGATGGTTAGACTAGCTTAGCCCTGCTACATATGGCATATGGAGCTGAAAAGTGGTGCTCTTTTCATCTTACGTCACAAAGCCAGTGATTTCCAAAATTGAACATTTCCCTCAATTGTACAACAAGTTATTTGACCGTGCAAACAGTGTGATTTAAGGTGATTTGTCTACATGTTTTTAATAATACCCAGTGCTAAAACAATGGAATAGCTCCATTTTAAAATGTGTTGTCAAAATATGTGATGCACCATGCTTCAGGCCTGAACCGGATGAATACCGTTCTAAAAAGAAAATATGAACAACCCGGCTTTTTTTGTGTATGGATTTTGCTGTTTAAGTGTACGTATTACACTTAGGTTTGTAAATGGTTAGTAAAAGCAAATAACATACATGTACCACAGGCATGTTGATTGATGACTATGTGATATTGAGAAGAATGGCAGAATGCTACCGTGTGGGGTAACACTTTATAATAATGTTCAGACAGGAACATTATTATAAAATGTTACCCAGTGGGGTATGTAAGCCAGATAAAGATGAAAAATGAGAGAAATGGTTCAGTGTCTGAACTGCCAACGGATTTCTCTTCTACTTTCAATGCCATGTGATACAGTGTTACTATACTCCTGATAAAGTGAGGTGTTTGTTTGGGATGTGAACTACAGTACCTGAAGTAAGATCAAATTAATAGCAAACTATAACttttattgttttttgttacATTTCAAGTATGCTAATCGTACCCATGTTTTAagtgaataaacaaaacatatttttattgACAGATATGGTCTGTATCATATTTACAGCTCaaaaacattttaatttaaaTGTTTATGAAGTCATTGTATTCCTCCAGTGTCTAAGTGATATTTGCAATCACACAATGATGAAGAAGACGCCGATGCAGTGCAGTACCGTAGGCCTACTGTACAATTTACAGAATAAGGACCACTTTGAACAGATGATGATGGATTTTTTTCGGGAACAAGGATCTCTAATGTCTTAGCAGATTAGTAGGAGCATACCAGTTAATACACTGTAGATTGTCATCAATAGTATCTCCAGTAACAATATGCATCAGCACAAGTTAGTGGGAGAAGCAGCTACCTAACATATTCACTTTCAGACAAGAACACTTTCCACGTTGTCAAAATGTAACTCTTTCCGTAGGCCTAACACTCAACAAACACTTAGATGTAGTTTAATAAGTATGCATAATATGTTTTGCTTCTGAACATCCTTGCattgcattttgttgtgttgaaaTTCTTCATTGGTCTTCATGGGAACCATGCATGCTCCTCCGTAGCGCAAATCTTTCGTGAACGCTTCCGCCGCAGAGCACTCAACCACCATAATCGTCTACAGGAGGCTGAGGAGACCGTTGAGGCAGTGAACTCAAAGTGGGCCTCTCTGGGGAAGACCAAGCAGAGGctgcagggagaggtggagaacCTCATGATTGATGTGCAGAGGGCCAACGCCTAGGCCGCCAACCTCGACAAGAAGCAGAGGAACTTTGATAAGATCCTGGCAGAGTGAAAGCAAAAGTTTGAGGAGTGCCAAGCTGAGCTGGAATGAGCTCAGAAGGATTCTTGCTTTCTCAACACTGAGCTCTTCAAGATGAAGAACTCCTATGAGGAGGATCAGCTGGAGACCCTGAAAAGGGGGAACAAAAACAATCTGCAACATGAGCAAACTACAACAATACTGTGTATCAACCATGTATGTCCCCTGAAAATCTCCTTATTATAAACcagtgttgtgtttgtgtgtgcagagGAGATCGCTGACTTGACTGAACAGATCGGAGAGACTGGCAAGAGCATCCATGAGCCGGAGAAAGCAAAGAAGACTGTGTAGACAGAGAAGTGAGATCCAGACCGCTCTGGAGGAGGCTGAGGTAGAGCCCACTGCTGTTCCATAAGTCCTTCAGGACTCCAGACTGACCTGGTGGCAGTGCAGGGAGAGGTGGACGGCATCATCGAGGAGGCCAGGAACGCAGAGGAGAAGCCCAAGAAGACTGTGGAGACTGAGAAGTCTGAGATCCAGACCGCTCTGGAAGAGGCTGAGGTAGAGCACACTGCTGTTCCATAAGTATAAAAACATTAAACTGTTACAGGTTGAAAATGCTGTATGAACACATTTAAACGACTACTTTGCTTTGTCCATTCAGTGTAAACTAGAGTATGAGGAGTCCAATATCCTGCAGCTGGAGCTGAACCACATCAAAAGAGAGGTGCACAGGAAGCTGGCGGAGAAGGACGAGGAGATGGAGCAGATAAAGCGAAATAGCCAGAGGTTGGCAGAGTCCATGCAGAGCACTCTGGACTCTGAGGTCCACAGCAGAAATGACGCCATGAGAGTGAAGAAGATGGAGGGAGACCTGAACAAGATAGATATCCAGCTGAGCCACTCCAACAGGAAGACCACCAAGGCCCAGAAACAGCTAAAGAACGTCTATTGACAGCTCAAGGtacaaaagccatgacatcagggtaaaaaaaatagaaaatagtgAGGGAATTGTCTTGATCAGTAGCAAATAATGACTTTCTTGACTTAAATAATTTTATTCTGTGAGTAGCATACAGTGTAAGTCCACAAATTATGGTTTGGCCAGTTGCTCGAGGGTCTTCCTTGAGTTCTGTGAGTTTTCTAGAATGCATGAATATATGTCGTTGTCCCAGCATGCCGCTGAAGACATGAAGGAGCAGGCCGCCATGGTTGACCGCAGGAACTCTCTGATGGTGGCTGACATTGAGGAGCTAACGGTTGTtctggagcagacagagagaggccgCAAAGTGGGCGAGCACAAGCTGGTAGACGCCAACAAGCGTGTGGGACCTCTGCACTCCCAGCTAACAAGAGTCAAAAGCCATTTCCAGTTCCCATCATGTGACTTGTACATTATGTTCTCTTGAGATTCTCTTGAGGTTCAACTCATCATTAATAAAGTAATCCTCCTCCAGTACACCAGACTTCTGAACACCAAGAAGAAGTTGGAGACTGACCTGGTGACAGTGCAAGGAGAGGTGGACGACATCATCCAGGAGGCCAGGAACGCAGAGGAGAAGATCAAGAAGCATATCACTGATGTGAATCCTCATAACGTGGCTTGTATGGTAGTCTACAACCCCAGGCAAACATCTGAGAGGACTCCCTTCTAGAGAATGTATGTATGATAATACAATCTGATTGTCCAATTTGTATTAGAaattaatattttttattctgaccTGCATGCTATCTATTGTTCCAGGCAGCTATGATGGCTGAGGAGCTTAAGAAGGAGCATGACATCAGCTCTCACCTGGAGAGAATGAAGAACCTGGAGGTCACAGTCAAGGACCTGCAGCACTGTCTGGATAAGGCTGAGAACCTGGCCGGGAAGGGTAGCAAGAAGCAGCCCCAGAAACTGGAGAGCAGGGGGATTTAGCAGTGATTCTGGCATTCAGAGTTTTATGTTCAATTGTAGCACATTATATCGAAGAATATAGCATTTCTCTGGCCGGTACAGATACCAAATAATATATTAGTGATTATGATGGTTATGATGCCAAGTATAAAAGCCAGTACATATAATTTGATTGAGTATAGATTACATCTTCTCAAACATTGTGTCCATGTCCcctgtgctacaggtgggtgagCTTGAGACTGAGGTGGAGACCGAGCAGAGAGGAGGTGTGGATGCTGTCAAGAGCGTCCGCAAGTATGAGCGCAGAGTCAAGGAGCTCACCTACAAGGTAAGAGAAACACCTGCACACAccctcactcacatacacactcacacaaacacacacacatgacttGTGGGCTTTGACTATTCTCTCACGCAGACTGAGAAAGATAAGAAAATCGTCAGCAGACTGCAGGACCTGGTGGACAAGCTGCAGTTGAAAGTTAAGATCTACAGTAGGCAGGCTGAGGAAGCAGTGAGTCACAGTAGACTTGCAGTCAAATAATCACTGTATAAGGAGAATCATTACATTGTTATTATCTGGGTTTCTCCCTCCTTACCTCTTCTTgtatcctcttcctctctccctctcactttctCCCCCTCCAAGGAGGAACCATCCAACTCCCACATGTCTAAGTTCAGGAAGGTGCAGCATAAGCTGGATGAGGCAGAGGAGCGTTGTGATATTAATGAGACCCAGGTCAACAAGCTCATGGCCAAGGCCCGCTATGCCGGACACAAACACATTACAGATCTGCTGTTACACCTAGGCTGCAtcggaaatggcaccctataccctgtatagtgcactccctttgaccaggacccatagggcatgCGGTGCTATTTCAGACGCAGACCCAACACACATGTCCAAATATCTCATCATCCTCACCACTTGATGGTTCAGGTCGATATTGACCTAATAACTTTATTGGAGCATAATGACTTAGAGGTCTCTGAGAAACCTATACTTAGAGAATATTGATGCAGTTTCTAATGTTAAAGAATATATGACAACTCCTACTAAATTTATAAACAAAATCTAAAGCAAAGCTGAGCACAGAGGCTTACAAAGGAGTACCTTATCACATCCATTGTATTCTTTCAAGTGTTCATGTGTGGATGATGGATGAAAAGGATGATGTTGATCCCTTATTTTCTCTTGTCACAGGCTATAGCAGCTGGAGCTGAATAAACAAGACAATCTCATGTTGTTTGtttaataaaaagaagatgtttTTTTCATGGGGATATTCAGAGCCAACATTAAACATGTGTGGCCACACTAGTCTCCTTGGTGACTCTGTGGATTTATTACACCATGACACAGTACAATACCCAGAGCTTGAAACTAAATCACACCTCTCAACTAACTGAGTATACTGGAGTTGAACTATTACATATAGGGTTGAGCAAAACATCCAAAATGACCTGAACAATGAAGATTGCAAATTATCCATCAATTAGTAATTGTATAATTATAAACAAGAGATCTCATCACTCATGaaagtggtcctctgtagcttagTTAGTAGAGCATGCTGCTTGTAATGCCAGAAGAGTGGTTTCGTTTCCCAGGACGACCCATACATGagatgcatgactgtaagtcgctttggataaaagcagctgctaaatggcatatgttattattatctatattatgttAAAGAACATATTCTCTGTACAAGttaaacttttttatttattacgTTCCAGAGAGAAAACACTCTGAAATACTTGCAATGTACAGATTAAAAGGCTCCAGCTTTCTGACCTCACCTTGCAATTATATGACACATAAGTACATGTATATTACACGTTTCACCCCAATTAAAACCTCAAGAGATATTGGATACAGAGTCATCTAAACTATACCAAAATATGATACCGGCTGACTGACTGTATGTCCGCTGCATTTCATTTTTAAAGGGGGGGCCCTTTATAGTACAATTATatgtatacatacagtgcatatctgtagtACGACCACATGGTTTGAATTGGAAAATGTGTTAGGCATTAGCATTAGTGCTAATCATATCATAATGAAATAGTTTGCCTGTCAGCAGGCTGTGTTCCTAGTAACAGCAggatgttgttgtgtgttgtgaAGGAGGAGCAGAGCGAGGGTGAGTATGACCAGGATCAGGACATGTGATGATAAGTACCACTTCTTCATGTGACCGAGGAAGAGGAGCAGCCCAGTGGAGATTACAAACACTTGATTGTGTTCCACTCAATACTGGAGAAAAAACGCTCAGGAAAGgactttctcttctctcctgtgGGTGTAGAGTGACTGCTATTATATATATTGAACTGAAGGTATGTATAACTTGTATCTTATTCATGTAAACTGTTTTTTCCTTTCCGCAGATTTTCCTTTTGGCCCAATGTGATAATGTATTTTGTTCTATGTTGGAAGATAAACAGTAGCCTTTCGTCTTTGTGCAGACAGTTGTTGGTGATAAATTGCTTAAACAGTTTACTGGGCAAGTATTTCATTGGTTGGACTATACTGTATCACAGTGTACGGTAGGCCTAATCTAGTCGTTCTGCTCTATTACTATGCAGAGAATGATTCATATTAATAATCAAGAAAGTGAATCTTAAAGTAGTGAAgttgcatacatttttttaaataattaaagtTGAGAAGTATTATTCTCAGGTAAACATATACGCATTGAACATCTGAGGTCAAATGCTGATCATTGATAGATGTACCGTGGGGGCCATTTTCTTGCCAAGCATTCTCCAGAAATGATCTACCAATGAGCCACACCCAATGTTCAACTAGTAATCACTGTTTGAATTAGATGTATTGATTACAGTGTCTAAATGATAAGAATCAACAGAATACCCTGGAATAAATATTTAGctacatagacctactgtacagtactgaaGATGTCACTGTGGAAGATGTGTTAGTTCAGggtataaatgcaacatgcaacaatttcaaagattataCTGAAttatagttcatataagaaaagctgtcaattgaaattaattcattaggccctgatctatggatttcacatgactgggcagaagCGCAGCCACTTTGCAGCCAGGCCCACCTGTTGGGGAGCCAGTCAGAATGAGtttccccccacaaaagggctttattatttattaccccccccccccccccccccccccccccagacgattccacaggtgaagaagccggatgtgaagaTCTTGGGCTGGTGtgacacatggtctgcggttgtgaggccggttggacattctg encodes the following:
- the LOC129836414 gene encoding muscarinic acetylcholine receptor M3-like isoform X2 — encoded protein: MMSSNSTDPGLYLTISSPGMGIIYPDTNTLHRDPWSELTSPDYKDSFLSGLFNLTGSLNETVTSLTYDPLGGHTVWQVVLIVFLTGLLSLVTIIGNILVVVSFKVNRQLKTVNNYFLLSLAVADLIIGVISMNLYTTYIIMGQWALGNWACDLWLAIDYVASNASVMNLLVISFDRYFSITRPLTYRAKRTTRRAVLMIGLAWFVSLVLWAPAILFWQYFVGKRTVPPDKCYIQFLSEPIITFCTAMAAFYLPVTIMSVLYWRIYRETQNRAQELAGLQGSGSRGRGGERAHFVHHQAGSARSCSSYELTQSSQRKSPGRALAARFHCWPMMRSWRPGSTRPGEGDADHSSSDSWNNNNARLSVDHSGSSEDEEGNSRGMMPQDHAIFSIVLNLPGMKAAVNSHLTSCEDLDLASEEDPLKGEEDSRDGLSTTTTTTTPDGANTDNSSYHQRFPSRISKVQSMPALQATREGPLSGSSATSTKSPSVPISFKDAALAKRFASRARTQITKRKRMSLVKEKKAAQTLSAILFAFIITWTPYNIMVLVNTFCNGCIPEALWALGYWLCYVNSTVNPMCYALCNKTFRTTFKMILLCRWDQRKRRRKQQFQERQSVVFHRRIPKDST
- the LOC129836414 gene encoding muscarinic acetylcholine receptor M3-like isoform X1 encodes the protein MFSFSTLMSVGICQDFMMSSNSTDPGLYLTISSPGMGIIYPDTNTLHRDPWSELTSPDYKDSFLSGLFNLTGSLNETVTSLTYDPLGGHTVWQVVLIVFLTGLLSLVTIIGNILVVVSFKVNRQLKTVNNYFLLSLAVADLIIGVISMNLYTTYIIMGQWALGNWACDLWLAIDYVASNASVMNLLVISFDRYFSITRPLTYRAKRTTRRAVLMIGLAWFVSLVLWAPAILFWQYFVGKRTVPPDKCYIQFLSEPIITFCTAMAAFYLPVTIMSVLYWRIYRETQNRAQELAGLQGSGSRGRGGERAHFVHHQAGSARSCSSYELTQSSQRKSPGRALAARFHCWPMMRSWRPGSTRPGEGDADHSSSDSWNNNNARLSVDHSGSSEDEEGNSRGMMPQDHAIFSIVLNLPGMKAAVNSHLTSCEDLDLASEEDPLKGEEDSRDGLSTTTTTTTPDGANTDNSSYHQRFPSRISKVQSMPALQATREGPLSGSSATSTKSPSVPISFKDAALAKRFASRARTQITKRKRMSLVKEKKAAQTLSAILFAFIITWTPYNIMVLVNTFCNGCIPEALWALGYWLCYVNSTVNPMCYALCNKTFRTTFKMILLCRWDQRKRRRKQQFQERQSVVFHRRIPKDST